In Perca fluviatilis chromosome 3, GENO_Pfluv_1.0, whole genome shotgun sequence, the following proteins share a genomic window:
- the LOC120556523 gene encoding uncharacterized protein LOC120556523, with amino-acid sequence MASRKTGIVCAVRRCHNNWYKRKLYLEQECFNHRTRTRAECGCDAPFDLYPLPKNEESLRLWLKALNLKKPPKRPYVCSFHFVNTRPTEDHPVPEKWLGYEVPIKTPRRRVRRLADTAKLTDEADQAVPQSESPTHKDADTQWEVQALMDHTYILGQKKNHVCDRETQCGGEEPLARAILKNDTSCVLYTGLSLSAFFDHVKYLEQFYKANFKMHVMDQILMTMMKLKLNLLQGDLAERFAVSQGLVSRILSYWIDTMEEHMRIYIPWLPRETIRSTMPQCFREKFPNTTCIIDCTETTLQKPHNLDSRGESYSHYYSSNTIKYLVAIAPCGLVTFISPANGGRCSDKFITQESGFLEYLRPGDEVMADRGFTIRDLLFERKVNLVLPAFTHKGGQLSDEDVTATRRIANVRIHVERVIRRLKVFKIISQTVPINLAHKMDKILRICAALVNMQGEIIHEDAD; translated from the exons ATGGCTTCGAGGAAGACTGGGATTGTTTGTGCAGTTAGACGGTGTCATAATAACTGGTACAAAAGAAAACTTTACTTGGAGcaggagtgttttaatcacCGAACGCGAACGAGAGCTGAATGTGGATGCGATGCGCCCTTCGACCTTTACCCGCTGCCGAAGAATGAGGAATCCCTTCGCCTGTGGTTAAAAGCTTTAAATTTGAAGAAACCACCGAAGCGACCgtatgtttgttcttttcatttcgtGAACACAAGACCTACAGAAGACCACCCGGTACCAGAAAAGTGGCTGGGCTACGAAGTCCCAATAAAAACTCCAAGGAGACGTGTCAGGAGGTTAGCAGACACAGCTAAGTTAACGGAT GAAGCTGACCAGGCCGTTCCACAGTCAGAGTCACCTACGCATAAAGATGCTGACACTCAGTGGGAGGTTCAGGCACTGATGGATCACACCTACATATTAGGACAAAAGAAGAATCATGTATGCGACAGAGAAACACAATGTGGTGGAGAAGAACCCCTTGCCCGTGCCATCCTGAAGAATGACACTAGCTGTGTGTTGTACACAGGCCTTTCTCTCAGTGCCTTTTTTGATCATGTTAAATATCTGGAACAGTTCTATAAAGCAAACTTTAAGATGCACGTAATGGATCAAATATTGATGACCATGATGAAACTTAAGTTGAATCTACTCCAGGGTGATCTTGCAGAACGCTTTGCTGTGTCCCAGGGGTTAGTGAGCAGGATCCTCTCCTACTGGATAGACACAATGGAGGAGCACATGAGGATCTACATTCCTTGGCTGCCACGGGAGACAATCCGGAGCACAATGCCTCAGTGCTTCAGGGAGAAGTTCCCCAACACCACCTGCATCATTGACTGCACTGAGACCACCCTGCAGAAACCACACAACCTTGACTCCAGAGGCGAGTCATACAGCCATTATTATTCCAGCAATACTATAAAGTATTTAGTTGCTATTGCCCCGTGTGGGCTTGTTACGTTCATTTCTCCTGCTAATGGAGGCAGGTGTAGTGACAAGTTCATCACTCAGGAGTCTGGCTTCCTGGAGTATCTTCGTCCCGGCGATGAAGTGATGGCAGACAGAGGCTTTACCATCAGAGATCTGCTGTTTGAGAGAAAGGTTAACCTTGTTCTACCAGCGTTCACTCATAAAGGAGGGCAGTTGTCTGATGAGGATGTAACTGCCACAAGGAGGATTGCAAATGTGCGCATACATGTGGAAAGGGTTATCAGGAGGCTCAAAGTGTTCAAAATAATCTCCCAGACTGTACCCATCAACTTGGCACACAAAATGGACAAAATCCTCAGAATCTGTGCAGCCCTTGTAAACATGCAGGGGGAAATCATCCACGAGGATGCTGATTGA